GGTCGGCTATTCTGCCCTCTATCGCCGAAGCTGCGCACGTAGCGGGTGAGGCCAAATATATGTTCGACTTGTTGTTGCCCATTCGACCCTTAAAGTTTCTGTTAGCCGTGGAGATGACGTTTTCTCCCTCTCCCGGCACGCCAAGATGTGTGCCCGGACAGGGTCCGCACCCCGGCGGGATGAGCGTAGCTTTTGCTTCGACCAAGGAGGCTATGATGCCCTGCTTTGCGGCCTCAAGCATAACCTCCCTCGAAGCAGGACATACGAGCAGCCTGACAGAATCATTTACCTTCCGCCCTCTTAAGATACTTTCAGCTTCCTTTAAATCCTCTAAACGTCCGTTGGTGCAGGTGCCTATGAAGACCTGCTGTACGGGAATTCCGATGGCTTCATCCACGGGGTGGACGTTGTCGACGGCGTGGGGAAAGGCCACTTGAGGTTCGAGGTTAGCTGCGTCGATATGGAGAACATCTATGAAATTTGCATCTGCGTCGCTCAACTTGGGAGTAAAGAAACGAGATGAACGGCTGCGAACCCATTCGAGCGTCTTCTCATCTGGCGGGACTATCCCCCCCTTGGCCCCCGCTTCGATCGCCATGTTACAAAGCGTCATCCTGCCTCCCATTGACATGTCGTCGATGCAACTGCCTGTAAATTCGAGACAGAGGTAGTCCGCCCCGTCGGATTTCAATATTCCTATGATGTGAAGCATGAGGTCCTTGGGATAGACTCCACGGGTTAGCCCCTTTTCGACGACGATCTTCATGGTCTGGGGGACCTTAAGCCATAATTTGCCCGTAAGGAGCACGCCGCTTGCGTCGGTTGATCCTATGCCGAAGGAAAATGCCCCGACGGCACCGTAAGTGCAGGTATGAGAATCGGTCCCGAGGGCGATGTCGCCAGGCAAGACCATCCCCTTCTCCAGCATCAGTTGATGGCAGATCCCTTCGCCGACGTCGAAGAACCTTATTCCCTGCT
Above is a genomic segment from Acetomicrobium thermoterrenum DSM 13490 containing:
- a CDS encoding 3-isopropylmalate dehydratase large subunit — protein: MGKTIVEKIISGHVGEEVKAGDYCVVPVDMLMCHDATGPLAIKAFREFERERVWDSAKVAFVLDHATPSPNERISGLHDMLRSFAKEQGIRFFDVGEGICHQLMLEKGMVLPGDIALGTDSHTCTYGAVGAFSFGIGSTDASGVLLTGKLWLKVPQTMKIVVEKGLTRGVYPKDLMLHIIGILKSDGADYLCLEFTGSCIDDMSMGGRMTLCNMAIEAGAKGGIVPPDEKTLEWVRSRSSRFFTPKLSDADANFIDVLHIDAANLEPQVAFPHAVDNVHPVDEAIGIPVQQVFIGTCTNGRLEDLKEAESILRGRKVNDSVRLLVCPASREVMLEAAKQGIIASLVEAKATLIPPGCGPCPGTHLGVPGEGENVISTANRNFKGRMGNNKSNIYLASPATCAASAIEGRIADPRKYLD